A single Melopsittacus undulatus isolate bMelUnd1 chromosome 11, bMelUnd1.mat.Z, whole genome shotgun sequence DNA region contains:
- the ATP6V1G1 gene encoding V-type proton ATPase subunit G 1, which produces MASQSQGIQQLLQAEKRAAEKVAEARKRKNRRLKQAKEEAQAEIEQYRLQREKEFKAKEAAALGSHGSCTTEVEKETQEKMSVIQQNFQKNREVVLSQLLSLVCDIKPEIHVNYRING; this is translated from the exons ATGGCGAGTCAGTCCCAAGgcatccagcagctgctgcaggccGAGAAACGCGCCGCGGAGAAGGTGGCCGAGGCCCGCAAGA GAAAGAATCGGAGGCTGAAGCAGGCCAAAGAAGAAGCCCAGGCAGAGATTGAGCAGTATCGtctgcagagagagaaggagtTCAAGGCCAAGGAAGCAGCG GCACTTGGATCTCATGGCAGCTGCACCACTGAAGTTGAGAAAGAGACCCAGGAAAAGATGAGTGTCATCCAGCAGAACTTCCAGAAGAACCGGGAGGTGGTCCTCTCCCAGCTCTTGTCTCTTGTGTGTGACATCAAACCTGAAATCCATGTGAATTACCGCATCAACGGGTAG